The genomic stretch GAGATCCCCTCACTATCGGCTGAGGATGTGAGAGGCTGTGTCTCCGTCTGCACCACCCCCTTAATTTCCCCACAATCAACAGGAAGACTGGAGGCCTGGGAGAGCAGCCGTACtctgcaggagaggaaggaCGGAGAGGTCCAGCTGTACACTTGGAACAAAGGAAAACCATCAAGGCAAAGGAATGAGCAAGACTcagaaagaagtgaagaaaATCCAGTCAGCTTACCTGCAGAACTTGGAGAAATTAAACCAGGGCATAAAGCCAGAGAAGAAAAGTTGGAAGCCGAAGGAAGGAGAGTTTGTTGTGCAGACAGCGATGGAAAAGCTGCGGCAGCCTCCCATAGCTGGAAAAGTCACCAAAAGCTCAGCTCATAGAATAAGTAGAGATCTGACCTGCTCCATATGCCTGGATCTCTTCAAGCAGCCCATGTCTCTGCCCTGTGACCACACCTTCTGCAAGGGCTGCATCGAGGGGTACTGGACAGGTCCCAGGGGCTCTGGCCAGGGGGGCACGGGCTCCTGCCCTCAGTGCAGGAAGGTGTACCCTGGACAGAGCTACAGGCCAAACCGCATTGTGGCAAACATTGTGGAGAGCTACTGTCAGGGTTTGGAGGAAAGCGGGGCCACAGCCTGCCTCCCAGATGTTGGGGTGCTGGAGAGGGTCCCTGCTCCGGTCCCCCGctgcagcagacacagagaggagctgaAACTTTACTGTGAGGAGGACCAGGAGCTGGTGTGTCTGGTGTGTGGACTCTCCCAGGAGCACAGGAATCACACCatggtgtgtgtgcaggaggctGAACAAAAGTACAGGGTGAGTAAAGCTTTAAGTAAACAACACGATGTCAAGACTTACTATTTATttctgtctaaaaaaaaaatgaaacacaagaatgCATTTCAGGAAGTATGCACTTtataatacataaatacattttttttgcttttgtggaCAATGAAATGCCTGCAGGTGATCGTTCAGTAAACTCGCCTTTGTTCTCTAAACATTGatgtaaaagaaaatcattttttttgagGTTGCAAGTGCCGCTTCTCTTGAATTTATAGTACTCATCATGAACCTGTCAATATAGTTAGTGTCTATTTGTTCCACTGTTTTAAATAAGCAGATAATTAAAAGGGACATGTCAGAATcatgtccttttttatttatttattttacttgtaAGGAGTTTGAAATGTGaatctttctgtctttttaaaatttgaTCCGGGTCAGTTTGCACTGACACTGTTTCTGTCCTTTCAGGCCTCTCTGAACAGCTCCATGGATTCCCTAAAAGTTGAGCTCAACACAGCACTGCAGTATGACAGGGAAGCTGAGGAAGAAGTGAAAAAGTTGAAGGTGAGGGGGGAAATGCACAAACATActgagcccctgaagtcccagaGAGAAACACTTGTGTTAAGTTATTATATAACTTGTGCaaacaagatattttttttttcactttttgggacttcaggggctccataCAAACACCATTTAACGGCATGAATATACCTACAAAACGGTGCATTTATTTCTCTCACAAATTGAACCAAAGTGACAATCTGACTAATACAGCCTTTATAaaagatataaacatgtttttttcaatagGACACACTTAGTATGGTTTTAATGCTTCCATATTCCATATATGTAAACGCTGTTGTGACATCAGGAGCACACGGCTGACCTGAAGCAGCGCATTGAGGCCCAGTTCAGTGACCTGCACCAGTTCCTGTACCAGgaggagaagctgctgcaggtgaAGCTGAAGACGGAGGAGCGCAGGGAGCTGATCCGCCTGGACGAGCACAAGGCCCTGCTGTGTGTGGAGATCTCTCGTCTGCAGAGAGCTGTGCACGAGATTGAGGACAAGCTGAAGGAGCAGGACGCCTTCACTCTGCTACGGGTATACAAGCTTCATATACAGTGAAAACAGCACATCTGGAAGTTATTAAAGAGCATGATGAGTCAGCTCTGGCGATGGATAAACAAGAAATGCTGAGCTGTTAGAATCAAACTTGTTTCTTTCCAGAAGCATCTATTTCATATTAAGAAGGgagtccattttttaaaattgggATGAAAGTTAGTTGAACATAATTCTGTTatgtttttgtgaaaaaaaaacaacaacttcaataTCGACATTCAAGATTTAAGGGTGTGCCTTTTGGCTTTCCTGTTTTAGTTTATACAGCATTCCCGAAAGCCTTAAAAGCTTTGCATGAATTTGAAGAGTAACCTTTGAACTACTggcaaaaatgttttcactgtttctaCTCTGAGAATAACAAAAGACTTTCGCAGTTAGTGCAGACCGGATGTAGGCCAGTGATCTCACCCGTTGATCTGGAGGATTAGGAGTTTAGTTGAGGCACAGAGCCAAGCTCAAGGCCACGGCTACGGGACTTTCCCCCAGCCACAGGGAGATCCCAAAGGGTGGGATCGTGTGAGCTCAGACATTGATGTAATGTGGAAAAAGCTCTATCGTCTTTTACACACAACAAAACTAATCACCTCGTCTCCTATTTTTATTCCTTTGCCTCATTTCAGAGCATTAAAGTCCTGCTCCAGAGGTGAGATGGGAAGGAGTTTCTCTGCAGTATTTGAGCATGGGTAGATttagtttttctctctcttcgtACTGTTCTGACTGTGGCTTTGTTGACAGGCCTTCGCTGAAGTTTGAGAAACCTGTGTTTACACCTCCTAGTCTGTGTGAGGGTCGATTTGCAGGACCCCTGCAGTACAGAGTGTGGAAATCAATGAAAGGAAGCCTTTATCCAGGTACTTCAGGCAACATGTTGGCCCCATCTACCTTTGAAAATTAAACTATAAAGACTGaatcacagaaaacaaatcatttcaatATTTGTGTGATCTTGTTTTTAGTTCCAGCAGCCATCACTTTTAACTCCAGCACAGCCAACCCCTGGCTCAGCCTCACCTCCTCCCTGACCTGTGTCCGCTACCAGACCTTCAACCACACCGTGCAGGACAACCCGTACAGGTTTAACGCCGCCCTGTCCCTGCTCGGAAGCCAGGGCTTCACCCATGGGCGCCACTACTGGGAGATCGAAGTTTACAGCAGCACAGTCTGGACTGTCGGAGTAGCTCGGGAGTCAGTGCCAAGAAAGGGGGTCATCAAAGCTCTCCCAGCAAATGGCTTCTGGACTCTCTCCCTTTCTTACGGGATACAGTACATGGCCGGAACTTCACCCCCCACCGTGCTGTCCCTGGAGGAGCCACTGGCCCGGATCGGGGTGTACCTGGACTACAAGAGGGGCCTGGTGTCCTTCTACAACGCAGAATGCATGGCACACCTGTACACCTTCAGGGAGACCTTCACTGAGACCCTGTACCCCTACTTCAACCTGGGTTTTCTGGATAAAGTGCATGAGAACGAGCCTCTCAAGGTTTTCTtgccaaagatttaaaaaaaaatgtaacagataAAAAAGTTGACAAAGCTAAAAGTACTgtataaaaacatgaacttgTTAAGAATAAGAAATAACAagggatctttttttaaatatatagtGTGCAACGTACATAAGTTATTGGAATTTTGGGCAGGAAAGGGTTTGTTTGTCTTGCAAACAATAAGGCCTGCTCACCAAATGCGCGATGTGCAGGTtatatcttcttcttcccttACTTTGTCAGCAATGCAGAATGCATTAGCACAGAGCAGGATTGTGTTTTCACCCTGAGAAATGTACTGAAAAACTGCCCCACAGGACACCTGGAGGTCTGACACTCCACAGGGAACCTTTACTTTACATTTTCTACGTACTTTGTTCAGTGTGTAGGCTGGATCTACTGccacacatttcatttcagaGAAGCTGGGCTTcaatgaagagaaagaaagtgtgTGATTAACTGGTgtgctattattattattattattattattattattataacagtTTAATATGTTACTTCTGCATGACTTTAACCTGTATATTTACTGCTTCACTGTGGAATTTGGTCTTGTAAAAAATATGCATCATGTTTAAGTTGACTATATGATGATATCTTATACTCCTGGTGGTTTTGACTAGTTCAGGACCTTGGGAAATGTTAAGCAACAAGAGTTaagtgtctttttgtgtgtgtatcatttTGGATTTCTACTTTGACTTTTGGTGCTAAATGCCTTTGACTTTAACCACTGAGGTGATCCAATATGCAGCCGCCCGCCAGTATATCACATGCAGGATTATATGGgtaatattttaataaaagcaTTTCTTGAAGTGTTTCTCCCCACACTCTGCTTATTCAAGCATCAAACGAAACAGGAACACCTTGTTCATACTGCTCtgaagaactgttttttttatttttattattgttaatcTGTAATGCTGCCTTTAAATGAAACGCAATGGCCCATGTGTAAGTCACTGGAAAATCATGTTCACAAAGTGTGTAGCATTCAGGTGGTTAATTCCTATGTAAGACTGAAAAAAATAGCAAGTATAGACTGCAGTTCCTGAAATAGTCATTAGAGGAAGGCTCCAATAAATAGgtcaacctccagtgttgaaaaatgaagccaatgaggaagtgcaaaatcctgcagtttgtcgagggTCCACTTGAGTCTGGCTCAAGAGCCCCAgaaatcacatacacaccacattcaaaaaagccagttttcacagcagaaattaacatgtttacagcctggtacaaaaaactattttgttCTGATTAATTttcctaattttttttttataacgcatccgttttgattttatgaaagaTACGTTTTACAGTTTCCATAGTTGAAACcggcctcagctccacctctcagcctgtcgttaggctgaCTGAAGTTAGGCTGACTGAAGTTTGGCTGAGACAGCATTGACATGGCGGCTGCCGCCGATGAGTcaccggagccccctgcagtaaaagatgggtgacatcacccattaatatttaaattataTGGTCAATCCCCATTCGGCATAAAGCTTGTTTAATTCCATCATCTACACAGTTACACTGTGGTACTAAAACTTTTTTTGGggtttcttttttgtctctttagcTCATATCTCAAGTGCCTCAAGTGTGTGAGTCAGGGTTTTTTATGTAACTCAATCATTTATATGACCTAAATTATGAATGTTTAGGGTCTTGGCTGTTTTAAGTGACAGGTGGATGCTGCCAGCTTTCTAATAGGTGTCTCTTTAAGTATTAAATAGCTTACTGTGTTATTTGTTCTAAAACAGGAGCAACAAGAAGCCTGTGCTCTGGATTCTTCTGTGAGTGGTTTAGACTCTAGTTTGATTCCATTCGTATGTTAGCACTAATTAGCAGATATTCTCCATCATAATGTACAAGTACTGTACTGCTGTATGGGAATGTTATGACACTACAAGAAAACCAGCTGTGAACTAGCTTTTACTTACAACCCCCCCTTTATTTGGATTGTGCATATTCATGAGAAGTGGTCAAACTTTGAATCTCAGACAGTTAAAAGTGACAGAGCTGatactgattaaaaaaacaaggcaaacaatatcacaatatatacattttatacCTTTAAAACAGCTCTATAACATAACGTGCGACTGAAAGTACTGAAAATAATCACTGCAAACTACTCCTTACCTCCCATcctacaaagctctaaagtGAAGCAGAGTGAAGATGCAGGGCTCCACTCTAACACAAGTGTATGTGAAGTATGTGGGTGGGTGTTTGTGGTGTCAATCCATGTATCCACTCTCGTCTGGATAACGGGTGTGTCCCTCTAAATGCTAGGGCTGAAGTCTTCATTTAGCTTTTCTGGGTAGCTTTGAACAAAGTCACTTGCTTGCGTGTAACGTGTCCTGGAACTTTGTGCTTGTGTAGCGTACATGAAAACCTTTCTTATTGATGCTGTCGTCTGAGTGAAACTTTAGAACGATGGCATCCCCTGCCGAGTAGACCTCCTCGGGGGCctaagaaaaatgaaagaaaaagacacagaaaacaagaaggttttgaaaggaaaatatgatttaaatgttgttgtttttttcacaagagTGATATTCTTAGCTTTACCCCAGATCCACAATATCGCCCCAGCCTCGGAGACTTGATGTCAGCGCCGTCATACAGCTCCACGTAATCGTAACCGCAGTCCGCCTCCTCCTCGATCTCAAACACTTGAAAGATGATTTCCACGCCGTACCCCTTCTCAGCAGAGACCACCCACAGGCAGTCCGAACCGCTGGGATAGTTGTTATCTCCAAACTGGGCGTGAGAGTACAGGTCTTTTGTCTTGACCTCGGCTTTCAGGCTTCCTCCGCATTCTGGGAATTCACAACCACAAAATTAGAGGGTCAAAAAGGAGGAACTCATAAAAGTGAGTGGAAAAATGCTCCTCACTAAACACAGCTtcaataaaatgtcacttttttggTACTCTATTATGCATCTTAGCGTCCAGATTTCTTGGATCTTTACAGTCTTTACCGTGACTTTGCCCACCTGCTCCGTATGAGACTTCAAAACCTCTCTTCTGCACAGAGTTGTCTGAGAAAAAACGCAGGAACATTTTGTTTCCACTGGATACGACTGGAGAAGGTTTCTTGGTGCCACAGAAGCGTCCCAGACTTGGTGCACGTGTGTCTCGCCCGTCGTAGATTTCCAGGTGATCGTAAGCACACTCCAGATGAGCTTCCATGTCGATCTCGTTGAAAATCTGAAAGTTAAGTTAAATGCCTATGATGAACAACCTCAGAATATGTCGCCTTTCAGTTCTTTAAAGACACAATTCAccgaaaaaggagaaaaaagaaaaagaaacacatttgttaACATACAAGCTTGACACGATGACCTGGGGTTGTGGACAGGGACCAGGTGCAGGCCTTCTTGCTGGGGTATCTATCAGGCCAGTTAGGGCTACTTATTGTGCCAGACACAGTGTTTACAAAATGATCGCAGCCGGctgaaaaatataacaaaagaaCACTTCAGAGCCAAACAATGGCATCACATCATTTCCTGTTCTTTCACATAAATGCCCTGTTGCATTTTTTCCTTCAATATCGTCTATTAAAAGCGAAGGaaaatgaaagcaaaactaAATCTTTCCACACGCAAACACTTGGTTAACTGTTCAGAAATGGGAAATTCCCTGAGTCCATAAGTGGCTTTAAGCAGTTCCTTTGAAATCCCCCAACAGTGAGGTCGGTTGTGTGTATTCAACATGCATATGAAAGAATCCAATTTGACTGTTGCTGAGCAAAAGAGACCAGTGGGAGAGAGGAGGCTCTGAGATATGACCAAAATTAAACTCTCAAACCAAAATAAGTATAATCCACACTTagaggcagggttggtaattttcaaaaactagcatgatttttccctcagtgctgcgtctACAACAacatccccccccaaaaaaaattaccaaccctgcctttaatgtcatttttgtgGACTGACCCTTTAGAAGAACCAGCTGAGTGGACAGCGGGAACACACTGTACTGTACCTTCCTTGCAGTCATGTTTGTTATCATGCAGCATGAAGCCGCTGCGGCACTGACAGCTGTAACTACCGAAGGTGTTCACACATTCATGCTGGCAGCCTCCGTTTTCTTTGGAGCACTCATCGATATCTGtccaaatgttaaaaaacaagtaTATAATAACATGGTCAAATGTCACAATAGGCTGCTGAAAGCAGCAGTCCAGATCTGCTGCAGATGGCAGGCACAAAGGTTTTAGAGCAACAACCATGGAGCCTCTCTGAGCTCAACATCTCTGGTGTattccttgtgtttgtgtgtctaccTGCCCAGGGACTTCAGGGGGAATCTAGCTGAGCAGCTAATCAGCTGGTGCAATGTCTCCACTCATTATGACTGTAATGGTCAAATATATacacaatttacattttcacatttatctaCATTCATGTTATTTTATTCCAATGCTGTCACAGGTGAATAAGTACAAATTAAAAGCATGTGAGCTTGCATCtcctaattttttttaaaaaggaagcgTGACGTGTCCATATATATTTTGGACAATTAACATTGCTCATAACTATACATAACATTTCATGAGCTGTCAGTGTCTTATTGTGAGGAATACATTTATTGAAGCTGGTGCAGCATTTAGTACTTCCCATGTAtaaaatgacttttttaaaattgcattTTTTCAATGAATTTGTGTTAAATATAGTTATATCATTGAAAGAATGAATGAAGTTTAAATAGggcagaatgttttttttaaacttaagcAATAACAATGACACATAACTCTTATCTTATGTAGGGTTGAACGTAAGCTTCACAAAGGAGCACACTACAGTGTTGTCATTCTTGTGTCAGAAGCCAACGAcagctttttttgtgttgttttgagtGGTGTGACACTTGTTTCTATTCTTATTGTGCCCGATCTGGACATTTGGAAATAACTCCTTTGTATGTCCTCCTTTTAAGATGTCCTAAATCCTTCCCCTCTTCATGACTCACCGGAAAAGAAGTGGGCCTTAAAGCCCCTCTTGGAGACAGTGTTGTCAGATCTGAACTCGAtcctcatgttgttgttttgggaGGTGATGACCTCGGGTTTCTCTGCTCCACAGAACTTCCCATGAAGCTTTGAGTCTGAGCTCAGTCCACTGCGCACCTCCACATAATCATATTTACACACCTGATGGTAAACACAACTCAATTTTAATCCCTAAGACAAAGAAATGGTCTGTGAAATTGTCATGGATAGAGCAGCAACATTTATCAAGTATATTTCAACTTTAACTTACATCGTTTCCTTCAGTCTCGAAAACGTCAAACACCAGGGTGATTCGGTACTGAATGGGTGCCACCAGCTGCCACAAACAGTTCTTGTTTGGAGGGTATTCTTTGGGCCACCCGGGGGTGGTGAGGGAGCCGTTCAGCTTGGTGATGAACCCACCACAGGCAGCTGCTGATGGAGGAGAGCATTGAATTCAGTGGTAGAAGTGTGAGGAAAAAACACTTGcataaaataaagtacaaaaaaaaaccctttagTGTTGTTAGTCTTAGTGACCTAATTAAAAGATGAATGTCAAGAAATAAAGTGGCAGAAAAGTGCGATAGATGTAAAAAGAAAGTTTGGTACAGGTATAAATTAATAATGGCATCAGATTGTGCAGAATGAAAAAGCTTACTAAAATAGGGGATACACATCACTTCACTAAAGGGATATTAAGTTCCCATGTGTAGGTCTGGAAAAGTAATGCTCAAATTGTTTGCACAATGCCCCCTAAAATGAATATAAAGTACCCCAATTAATTACCTGGCTCTTGATAAAGGAAATATTCTCTTGACCTAACTTTGAGAATCACATCTCAAGTtgaatcactttttttgttgaaaGAAAGAGAACGTAGTAATGCAGCTCTGCCCTCTTGTGGTAGAAGTGAAACTTACCAGTCACCTCAAAGAATATATACAGCATTCCTATTCAGTATCTAGACTCTGACATGTTTATTCCTTATGTGGAACATCATCAGCATTATGTGGGATGGAGTTTTATGGATGACATATTTACAGCAGCAGTAATAGCAAGGTCCAACTTTAAGgggagctggggggggggggggtcacttatTTGGACATACTACTAGCGGTGGTTACATTGGCAGATCTATACCACTCTCAAGTTGGTAGGCTAAATATGAAGTTGGCAGCTTGTTAGGTCACCTACACCCAATGACCAGAAATGACCAGGGAGACAAAGGTTCTGATTTACTTTTAATGCAATTTTTAATGAACAAGTCAGGTTAGCCGGTTCCCTTTGTGTCTAGTGTTTAAGCTAAGCTTAGTTAAGCTAGGGGAAGCTAACCGGTTAAAGGATGTCGTCCTATTTTTAATAAAAGATAGGGAACAAGAAAGGCCAAACGTGTAATTGTTTGCCAGCTGATCTAGTTCGCTGACTCTGATTCAATTTAAAGTCGTTTGCCAGTCATTTTAAGGCTTCTGTATGTTAGCGTGCTGAGTCGTGTTCTACACTCACTCTCACAGCTGCGTCTGTCAGCTGCCAGCTCAAATCCAGGGTCACAGGCACATCTGTAGCTGCCCAGCGTGTTCAGACACCGCTGCTGGCAGTGACCATTGTCAGGTCTTGAGCACTCGTCCATCTCTGGCAGATGAAAATATGCATTTAGTCCCAAACCATAAATTCCTTTAATTTCTGCAAGTTTGTAGCCGAAATGACTTTTTGACCTTTGAAAAAGTTGGCTGCAAACCCAGCTTTGTTGACGGATCCATCGGAAACAAACTTCAGCCAGAGCCGGTTGGAGCTGCTCTTGAAGTCATCCGGTTTGTCATAGCCACAGAAATGGCCGAGCAGTGGGCTGCTTTCTGAACCTCCATCCCTAACCTCAACATAGTCATACGCACAGCTGTCATGTCTCTCAATCTGCAGTGGACGCAAAGGACAGTGAAGTTTACAAAAAAGACATTAAGGCAGATGATGGAACGTGATTCCTTTCCATTTCAAGATATTTAAATGCCCATAAACTAACACcatcaaacaaatcaaatactGATGCTTCTTTCTTTTACATAGACAATAGATATAAAACTGATCTTACATCAAATGACTGAAAGGAGAGGCCGACATCAAAGCCCTCCTCTACAGTgattttccacacacacactttgttggACTGGTAGTCATCGGGATAATTTGGGGACTGGATTTGGCCGCTGTCCCGCTTCACCTCTCCACCACAGACCGCTGCAGGGGAGGTGGGAAGTGAGATTTACATTTACCTGTCCATGTAACAGAGTGAAAACTAATTGGAAACCTGTTAAAGTTGCTGCAATGCCTGTTTATTATTCTAAAGAATTGCATTAGATCCCTGGTATGGTCAGTGTCATACCTTCATAGACTGCTGAAAAGCCTTTGCCCacccagctgctgctgcttctgaaTTCAATCCACAGCTGACTGTCAGTCGATGTGATCGAATCTGGAAGTGTGTCTCCACAAAAACGTCCTGTAGTATATAACACAGGTATAGTACAGGCCTCTGTAACATAAAGTTTCTGAACTAAAGATGCAAAGAGATAAGCTCTCTAATGAAGTTAAAGACCTTTTAAAGGAGCTTTTCTCCAGAACCCGTCTCGGACCTCCACGTGGTCGTACCAACAAAGGTGGCTCCTGAAGAGATCCAAAGAGGTGAAGTTTAACACAATCtaagaaacagaaagaggaggaggagagcaggttTGGAATAAAAATTTAACATCTATCTTAATTTATAATGTCTATGCAATAAAACATACTAAATCTGAAGCCAGAGATATTTGGAAAACTGAACCGGAAAAAATGTCCTGTCTAAAGACCAATGGTTCAGTTTTAATCAGTatttgttaaaagacagcaACCTGACCGTTTCAGGTTGTAATTTTGTGCTCAAGCATCGATAATGTTTATCTCATTACTGTAACAAAtttgtgttttactttcatttatGTCTGTTTTGTCTGTTCCCTCCTGTTTTGTtgactttaatgtttgttttttagttgtATGTTGCGAaagtgtcacattttaaaatgagttaAAAAGACATTTCCAAACTAAAGTGagcattttgaatatttttttaacataagaaactacattttttattataagaCTGATTAGCTCATTTGAAAATTAGTTAAAGGAGTCAACAATATATCACTACATTGTCATGACATGGAAATTGACTTTagattcaagattttaaaaGCACATCTGTGAATAAGTTCTCTTGATATTGAGCCAAAATGTACGGAAGCCCTTAGTGgacatacattttattcagttaggccctgtgtccacctagcgttttttctGGGCATAAAAGTGCTGACTGTGCTCTCTGGAGCAGTTGCATGAAGCATTTATGCAATGAAAATAATAGCGCTACACGTCTGTCCTGTCTcaatgacaacagtctgttgacaatggCCGCTGTACCACCTacactgttactttttactttatgtttttttattttagaatgtttatttcccgatcagacacggagcaagaGGACTTGGGTACAAGATATGATCTGTAGGCAGCAAAACTaaagggaatatcatacatttggaaaagagcaccAGTGACAAAgacagcacctttctgaaaagttgaaagattttcaagttgagcgctcggagcagcCACACAAAAAGAGGGGGAGCGCTTGGAAAAACAAAGCTTggcgctttttctccaggcggttGCTTTCTGCTGTAAACGCTCACTCCTAattgaaaataattttaaaaagaccatggcgctcagaaaaaaatgcGAGGTCCACAAAGGGTCTAACTCTTTCTGTTATGACAAGATATCTATGgatgttttcttgagatctcaaCTTATTTTCCTTGTTATGTGTAAGAAAACCAGTTTTCTGATTATAACGTACATCCACAAATCTTTATCACCCAAACTGTAATTTTTTTCCCTGTGTCTTAACTCACCTTCTCTCCAGGAGTGACAGAGATCCTCCACACACAGTGAGCGTACTCTGTATATCCATTCGGAAATCCAGGAGACGAGAAGTTTCCAGAGCTCTCCTGCAGGCTGTCCCCACACTCTTTAACAATAAGACacaatcacacatacacatggtTACACTACAGGCCTGAAACATACTAATAACTTCTAGGAATAGCGCATATTTAAGTTTCTGTGTCATTTCTATAATTTCCTTATAATAGAAGTTTGAAATCCATATGTGATATCATTTTCGGACATGATTATTTGGTGATTTCATTTTCTACACCGATGATGTGTCTTACTTGAACACTTGTAGAGTTTGCGAGCCTGTGCGATGTCCCCATTGCTGAGCCTGGTCCTCTGTCCAATAGGCGGCCTGACTCCATTGATGTCATAACGGGGAAGGATTGTGTCTAAGAAAATTCCTCTATTTAAAACAATTGACAAACATGAGTCAAAAATCAGTTACAGTGCCAGATCCAGGAACACCTTTGAGCGCACACCGATGATCCATGTTAAGGACAGGGTTGCTTTTAGATCTGACCCTTGTTCCACACATTGATACTTTATTGGTTCTGATAATCTCTGCCTGGGTATTGAACTCCCTTTTGCACAGTTCCCATGGTGATGCACCCATGAATGAGAGGCATGTGCAAACAGACTGCTCTGAATGGGGCCTTTCGCCGCTGCCAGGCGGCTCAGTGGAGCCCGCTCCTGAATGCCAGAGAAAAAGGCCACTCCAGCCCAAATTGTTCAACAAAGCCCGGGCTGCCAGGCCTTTATTTA from Labrus bergylta chromosome 17, fLabBer1.1, whole genome shotgun sequence encodes the following:
- the LOC109981178 gene encoding bone morphogenetic protein 1-like isoform X3 is translated as MTLNSIHSSAAFWGDIALDEDDLRMFKDTNKRVGQTNHTDSGNSSTSTESVSPQRAADRRTLHRLRRAATSRPERVWPDGIIPYVISGNFSGSQRAIFRQAMRHWEKHTCVTFTERTTEESYIVFTYRPCGCCSYVGRRGNGPQAISIGKNCDKFGIVVHELGHVIGFWHEHTRPDRDQHVSIIRDNIQPGQEYNFLKMEPDEVDSLGEVYDFGSIMHYARNTFSRGIFLDTILPRYDINGVRPPIGQRTRLSNGDIAQARKLYKCSKCGDSLQESSGNFSSPGFPNGYTEYAHCVWRISVTPGEKIVLNFTSLDLFRSHLCWYDHVEVRDGFWRKAPLKGRFCGDTLPDSITSTDSQLWIEFRSSSSWVGKGFSAVYEAVCGGEVKRDSGQIQSPNYPDDYQSNKVCVWKITVEEGFDVGLSFQSFDIERHDSCAYDYVEVRDGGSESSPLLGHFCGYDKPDDFKSSSNRLWLKFVSDGSVNKAGFAANFFKEMDECSRPDNGHCQQRCLNTLGSYRCACDPGFELAADRRSCETAACGGFITKLNGSLTTPGWPKEYPPNKNCLWQLVAPIQYRITLVFDVFETEGNDVCKYDYVEVRSGLSSDSKLHGKFCGAEKPEVITSQNNNMRIEFRSDNTVSKRGFKAHFFSDIDECSKENGGCQHECVNTFGSYSCQCRSGFMLHDNKHDCKEAGCDHFVNTVSGTISSPNWPDRYPSKKACTWSLSTTPGHRVKLIFNEIDMEAHLECAYDHLEIYDGRDTRAPSLGRFCGTKKPSPVVSSGNKMFLRFFSDNSVQKRGFEVSYGAECGGSLKAEVKTKDLYSHAQFGDNNYPSGSDCLWVVSAEKGYGVEIIFQVFEIEEEADCGYDYVELYDGADIKSPRLGRYCGSGAPEEVYSAGDAIVLKFHSDDSINKKGFHVRYTSTKFQDTLHASK
- the LOC109981178 gene encoding bone morphogenetic protein 1-like isoform X1, coding for MDVIFAYLLCVSLRVSLAAEWEIVDTNISFLGDVIDYKDPCKAAAFWGDIALDEDDLRMFKDTNKRVGQTNHTDSGNSSTSTESVSPQRAADRRTLHRLRRAATSRPERVWPDGIIPYVISGNFSGSQRAIFRQAMRHWEKHTCVTFTERTTEESYIVFTYRPCGCCSYVGRRGNGPQAISIGKNCDKFGIVVHELGHVIGFWHEHTRPDRDQHVSIIRDNIQPGQEYNFLKMEPDEVDSLGEVYDFGSIMHYARNTFSRGIFLDTILPRYDINGVRPPIGQRTRLSNGDIAQARKLYKCSKCGDSLQESSGNFSSPGFPNGYTEYAHCVWRISVTPGEKIVLNFTSLDLFRSHLCWYDHVEVRDGFWRKAPLKGRFCGDTLPDSITSTDSQLWIEFRSSSSWVGKGFSAVYEAVCGGEVKRDSGQIQSPNYPDDYQSNKVCVWKITVEEGFDVGLSFQSFDIERHDSCAYDYVEVRDGGSESSPLLGHFCGYDKPDDFKSSSNRLWLKFVSDGSVNKAGFAANFFKEMDECSRPDNGHCQQRCLNTLGSYRCACDPGFELAADRRSCETAACGGFITKLNGSLTTPGWPKEYPPNKNCLWQLVAPIQYRITLVFDVFETEGNDVCKYDYVEVRSGLSSDSKLHGKFCGAEKPEVITSQNNNMRIEFRSDNTVSKRGFKAHFFSDIDECSKENGGCQHECVNTFGSYSCQCRSGFMLHDNKHDCKEAGCDHFVNTVSGTISSPNWPDRYPSKKACTWSLSTTPGHRVKLIFNEIDMEAHLECAYDHLEIYDGRDTRAPSLGRFCGTKKPSPVVSSGNKMFLRFFSDNSVQKRGFEVSYGAECGGSLKAEVKTKDLYSHAQFGDNNYPSGSDCLWVVSAEKGYGVEIIFQVFEIEEEADCGYDYVELYDGADIKSPRLGRYCGSGAPEEVYSAGDAIVLKFHSDDSINKKGFHVRYTSTKFQDTLHASK